In Burkholderia sp. NRF60-BP8, a single window of DNA contains:
- a CDS encoding ABC transporter substrate-binding protein — translation MKMKTLAQACLALAAAAFTAGAAHAADTVKIGFITDMSGLYADIDGQGGLEAIRMAVADFGGKVLGKPIEVVYADHQNKADIAASKAREWMDRGGLDLLVGGTNSATALSMNQVAAEKKKVYINIGAGADTLTNEQCTPYTVHYAYDTMALAKGTGSAVVKQGGKSWFFLTADYAFGKALEKNTSDVVKANGGQVLGAVRHPLSASDFSSFLLQAQSSKAQILGLANAGGDTINSIKAAKEFGITKTMKLAALLMFIDDVHSLGLETTQGLVLTDSWYWNRDAASRQWAQRYFGKMKKMPSSLQAADYSSVTTYLKAVQAAGTTDSDKVMAELKKIKISDFYAKGYIRQDGSMIHDMYLMEVKKPSESKEPWDYYKVLATIPGEQAFGTKQETRCALWK, via the coding sequence ATGAAAATGAAGACCCTCGCACAGGCCTGTCTCGCGCTCGCGGCCGCCGCGTTCACCGCCGGCGCCGCCCACGCGGCGGATACCGTGAAGATCGGCTTCATCACCGACATGTCGGGGCTTTACGCGGATATCGACGGGCAGGGCGGTCTCGAGGCGATCCGCATGGCGGTCGCGGACTTCGGCGGCAAGGTGCTCGGCAAGCCGATCGAGGTCGTCTACGCCGATCACCAGAACAAGGCCGACATCGCCGCGTCGAAGGCGCGCGAATGGATGGATCGCGGCGGGCTCGACCTGCTGGTCGGCGGCACGAACTCCGCGACCGCGCTGTCGATGAACCAGGTCGCGGCCGAGAAGAAGAAGGTCTACATCAACATCGGCGCGGGCGCCGACACGCTGACCAACGAGCAGTGCACGCCGTACACGGTCCACTACGCGTACGACACGATGGCGCTCGCGAAGGGCACCGGTTCGGCGGTGGTGAAGCAGGGCGGCAAGAGCTGGTTCTTCCTGACGGCCGACTACGCGTTCGGCAAGGCGCTCGAGAAGAACACGTCGGACGTCGTGAAGGCGAACGGCGGCCAGGTGCTCGGCGCGGTGCGTCACCCGCTGTCCGCGTCGGATTTCTCGTCGTTCCTGCTGCAGGCGCAATCGTCGAAGGCGCAGATCCTCGGCCTCGCGAACGCGGGCGGCGACACGATCAACTCGATCAAGGCCGCGAAGGAGTTCGGCATCACGAAGACGATGAAGCTCGCCGCGCTGCTGATGTTCATCGACGACGTGCACAGCCTCGGCCTCGAAACGACGCAGGGCCTCGTGCTGACCGACAGCTGGTACTGGAACCGCGATGCGGCGTCGCGCCAGTGGGCGCAGCGCTACTTCGGCAAGATGAAGAAGATGCCGTCGAGCCTGCAGGCGGCCGACTACTCGTCGGTGACGACGTACCTGAAGGCCGTGCAGGCCGCCGGTACGACCGACTCCGACAAGGTGATGGCCGAGCTGAAGAAGATCAAGATCAGCGACTTCTACGCGAAGGGCTATATCCGCCAGGACGGCAGCATGATCCACGACATGTACCTGATGGAAGTCAAGAAGCCGTCGGAATCGAAGGAGCCGTGGGATTACTACAAGGTGCTCGCGACGATTCCGGGCGAACAGGCGTTCGGCACCAAGCAGGAAACGCGCTGCGCGTTGTGGAAGTAA
- a CDS encoding ABC transporter ATP-binding protein, translated as MILGDTILETRGLTKEFRGFTAVNGVNLRVRRGAIHALIGPNGAGKTTCFNLLTKFLTPTAGQIVFNGIDITDERPAQVARRGIIRSFQISAVFPHLSALQNVRIGLQRALGTEFHFWRSERTLKRLDDRAMDLLTQVGLTDFAHVPTVELAYGRKRALEIATTLAMEPELMLLDEPTQGMGHEDVDRVTALIKKVASGRTILMVEHNMNVIAGISDTITVLQRGEVLAEGSYAEVSKNPLVIEAYMGSADAALAGAHA; from the coding sequence ATTCTGGAAACACGCGGACTGACGAAGGAATTCAGGGGCTTCACCGCCGTGAACGGCGTCAACCTGCGTGTGCGGCGCGGTGCGATCCACGCATTGATCGGGCCGAACGGCGCGGGCAAGACCACCTGTTTCAACCTCCTCACCAAATTTCTGACGCCGACGGCCGGCCAGATCGTCTTCAACGGCATCGACATCACCGACGAGCGGCCCGCGCAGGTCGCGCGGCGCGGCATCATCCGCTCGTTCCAGATCTCGGCCGTGTTCCCGCACCTGAGCGCGCTGCAGAACGTGCGCATCGGCCTGCAGCGGGCACTCGGCACCGAATTCCATTTCTGGCGCAGCGAACGCACGCTGAAGCGGCTCGACGATCGCGCGATGGATCTGCTCACGCAGGTCGGCCTCACCGATTTCGCGCACGTGCCGACCGTCGAGCTCGCCTACGGCCGCAAGCGCGCGCTCGAGATCGCGACGACGCTCGCGATGGAGCCCGAACTGATGCTGCTCGACGAGCCCACGCAGGGGATGGGCCACGAGGACGTCGACCGCGTGACCGCGCTGATCAAGAAGGTCGCGAGCGGCCGCACGATCCTGATGGTGGAACACAACATGAACGTGATCGCGGGGATCTCCGACACGATCACCGTCCTGCAACGCGGCGAGGTGCTGGCCGAAGGCTCGTATGCGGAAGTGTCGAAGAATCCGCTCGTCATCGAGGCCTACATGGGCAGCGCCGATGCCGCGCTCGCGGGGGCGCACGCATGA
- a CDS encoding ABC transporter ATP-binding protein, which translates to MKHSEREERELSGVESGTPALEITGLEAWYGESHILHGVDLTVHRGEVVTLLGRNGAGRTTTLRAIMGLTGRRSGSIKVAGHETIGLATHRIAHYGIGYCPEERGIFSSLSCEENLMLPPLIGPHEHAMSLDEIYAMFPNLASRRQSQGTRLSGGEQQMLAVARILRTGANLLLLDEISEGLAPVIVQALARMIVALKARGYTIVMVEQNFRFAAPLADRFYVMEHGRIVEHFRASELEGKMPILHDLLGV; encoded by the coding sequence ATGAAGCACAGCGAACGGGAGGAACGCGAATTGAGCGGCGTCGAGAGCGGTACGCCTGCGCTGGAGATCACGGGCCTGGAGGCCTGGTACGGGGAATCCCACATCCTGCACGGCGTCGACCTGACCGTGCATCGCGGCGAGGTCGTCACGCTGCTCGGCCGCAACGGCGCGGGCCGCACGACGACGCTGCGCGCGATCATGGGCCTCACGGGCCGTCGCAGCGGGTCGATCAAGGTCGCGGGCCACGAGACGATCGGCCTCGCGACGCACCGCATCGCCCATTACGGCATCGGCTACTGCCCGGAGGAGCGCGGGATCTTCTCGAGCCTGTCGTGCGAGGAGAACCTGATGCTGCCGCCGCTGATCGGGCCGCACGAGCACGCGATGTCGCTCGACGAGATCTACGCGATGTTCCCGAACCTCGCGTCGCGCCGGCAGAGCCAGGGCACGCGGCTGTCGGGCGGCGAGCAGCAGATGCTCGCGGTCGCGCGGATCCTGCGCACCGGCGCGAACCTGCTGCTGCTCGACGAGATCTCCGAAGGCCTGGCGCCGGTGATCGTGCAGGCGCTCGCACGGATGATCGTCGCGTTGAAGGCGCGCGGCTACACGATCGTGATGGTCGAACAGAATTTCCGCTTCGCCGCGCCGCTCGCCGACCGCTTCTACGTGATGGAGCATGGCCGCATCGTCGAGCATTTCCGTGCATCCGAACTGGAAGGCAAGATGCCGATCCTGCACGACCTGCTCGGCGTGTGA